CGTCATCGACGCCGGACTGAATCTGTATGTCACCACCTATCATTCGGCGCGGGAAATGAACTGGCTGCATGCCAGCTTTGGGATCGGTATTACCCTTGGTCCGCTGCTTATGACCTACTGTGCGCTGCAGCTGAAGTGGCAGATCGGTTATGCCATTACCGGGGCTGTACTGGTCGTCATCCTGGCGCTGCTCATCGTGAACCGCCACCTGTGGCGAAATGAGGGTTTCCAAAGCGCGGAGAACACACCGGTTCGCCGCGCCGGCTTCAGCCAATCACTGCGCCTGCCGGTGCTGTGGTTCAGCATGATTACGTTCCTGGCTTATGTGGCGATGGAGATCGGCATCGGACAGTGGGCCTATACCCTGCTGACTCAGGCACGCGGCATTGCGCCGGAAATCGCGGGCCTCTGGGTCAGCATTTATTGGGGCGTGTTTACCGGCGGAAGAATACTCTTTGGTTTCGTTGCCAACCGCTTAGATGCCACCCGGTTGCTCCGCGGGTGTTTGCTGGGGGCCGTAGTAGGGACGTTCATGTTCGCATGGAACCCGCTGCCGATCATCGGGTCAATTGGCCTGATTGTTGTCGGGTTCGCCGAAGCGCCGATCTTCGCAATGCTGATGATGACCACCCCGCAGCGCGTCGGATTGGAACATGCCGAAAACGGAGTCGCTCTGCAAATGGCCAGTGTCGGACTGGGGTCGGCTATTCTCCCCGGCTTGATCGGGACGATTGGTATGCACTTCGGTCTGGAGACGATGACGGCAACTTTTACGGCGGTGGCTATCGTCGCCTTTGTTTTCCACGAGCTGGCCCATCTTACTCGAAGTCCGGTTCCGGCTGCGGCGCGGGCCACGGATGACGAGACGAAAACTTCGTCCGAATGTACCTCTTAACATTGCCCGAGAGCTGATGCGGATCTTGGGTTCCATATGTCTATCGTTTTTCCTTTTACGGGTCCACGCTCTTTTTTCGTGAGGCCTGCCTGCGGTAAATCGAATGTAAAGACAATCGAAGCTGGCCTGGCCTGGTGTATGATGTAAAAGGTGGTCCGTTTGGTTTCCAAGACACGCAAGTATGTGGGAGGCAATCATGTTTTACGACGGCCTGATGACCGAGGAAGAACGTGACCTTCAACAGGAGGTCAGGCAGTTTGTGCGCGAGGAGGTTCCCCACGATCTGGTGAGAGCTTTGGATCGTGATGAGATTCAATATCCGCGTGACTTTGTCGAAAAGCTGGCCGCCCACAACCTGCTGGGGCTTCGTTTCGACCCAAAATGGGGTGGACGCGGTCTACCCTGGACGGCCGAAGTGATCGCGGAAGAAGAAATCGGCGTCCTGGGAACTACATTGGGCTGTGCCTTCGTGATGCCCTCCATCGTGGGAGAGGCGCTGCACGTATTTGGAACGGAGACGCAAAAGGAACGTTTCCTGCGGCCCATCCTCGAAGGCAAACTCGTCAGCGCGGAAGCACTCACCGAGCCCCGAGGCGGCTCGGACTTTTTCGGCGCCACGTCGCGGGCGGAATTGAAAGGTGACCGCTTCGTGGTCAACGGTCAAAAACGTTTCATCGTGGGCGCTACGGAAGCCGATGTGTTCCTGGTTTACTGTCGAACAAACTTTCAGGAGCAGGCACACAAGCACCGCAGGATCAGCGCCATCCTGGTCGAACGAGGGCCCGGGGTAAAAACGGAGTACGTGTATGGTCTCATGGGCACGCGCGGGGGAGGTACGGGGCGATTGGTGTTCCGGGACGTCGAGGTTCCCAAAGAGAATCTCATGGGCGAACTGCACGGCGGCGTGGACGTCTTCAATCAAATGATGATTCCGGAACGTTTGACCTCTGCGGCCGCGAGCCTGGGTGTGCGGGCGGCGCTGGAAGTGGCGGCCCGGTATAGCGATAAGCGGCGGGCATTCGGTCAGCGAATCCGACGCTTCCAGGGCGTCAGCTTCAAGATCGCGGACGCCATCACCCAACTGGATGCGGCTCGAGCCATGGTGTATATGGCGGCACGAGCCGTGGACAGCGGATCCCCGAATTGCAGACGGCTGGTGAGCCAGGCGAAGAAATTCGCCACGGATACAGCCTGGAACGTATCCAACCTGGCCATGCAGATCACAGGCGGCATCGGCTACACCGATGTGTATCCGATTGAAAAGATGGTCCGGGACTTCCGCCTCTCCCAGATCTGGACCGGGACGAACGAGATCATGAATCTTTTGATCCAGCACGAGTACTACAAAGAGGTTCTGGAAGGCAGCAGCAATCGGCGCAACATCGAGTTAGATGCAGCAAGCCACGATGCGCAAGCGGAGAAATGCTTTACGGACGAGGATATGTGGCTCGTTCATGGAACGTAAAGAACCGGGATTAGATTTTCTCCGTCGGGCACGATGACGTCGGCTTGTCCGAGCGTGATGCTGTCTCGTTACATCCCCGGCATCACCTATTCCTGCACAGAATCCCACCAATCCTGCCAGGCATCGGCATCCAGACCGAAAGACTGGCCGGTAATCCGCACCAGGGCTTCAGAGGCGAGGTCGGCTCGCGCCTCGCTGCCGGTGCGCAAGACATCGATCAATGCGGGTACGGCCTCGCGCGCCGCCGGCCCAATATCCTCGAGGGCGATGATTGCATCGACTGCTGCGCAGGAAGACGAGAGTATGGCTTGCGCCAGGAGGGGAACGGCCTCTTTTGCCGCGGCGCCGAGCCTCCCCAGAGCAAATGCGGCATTGCCGCTGACCCAGCATTGGTTGGCCTGATCATCGTTTTGAAATGCCTGCATGAGAACGGACACGATGTCGCTCGTCTCGAGCCCGGCGGCTCTGGCTTCCGATCGCTCGACTGCCATGACGATTCCCAGGCGCACTTCGGGGTCTTGCTCTGCCAGGCCTGCATGCAAGGCGGGCTGTCCCCATAGTTGGAGCAGGTTACCCAGCAATGCCCCTGAAGAAGTCAGGTAGAACGGTGCGCCGCTGGGCTCTTCTTCACAGGTATTGGCGGAGGCGACGAAATGGGGTTCTTCGGTCACCGTAAACGAGGCCGTGTTCACGCTCTGGTATCCTTCGGCGGCAAGGGTCGCCCGGCTCGTGGCCGTGGCGCCTGTATAGCAGCGACCAAGATTGTTGTACGTTCCACTCAACGCCTGAGCCGTGATGTCGATCGAAAGCTGAGCGTCACACTCGTCACCGGATCCGACAGCTTCGATCCCCATTCGGCCCAGCACGCGGGAGAGAAGTGCGTCCACCGGTAACGAGAAGTCGCCTTCCACGTTGGTGTAGGTTTGATGGATCTCCAGGCATACCGTGTATATGCCGGCGGATTCCCAAGCAGGGACTTGTATCGGCATGGGTGTTGAGGTGCTGGTTGGAGTGGGTGTGTTGGTGGGTGTGTTGGTGGGCCTTGAAGTACTCGTCGCCGTTGGCGGATTCGTCCGGGTCGCGGAGGGGGAAATTCGCGCATCGACGACCTGACTGGCCGCCTGTTCTGAAGACGGTGCACAGGCGACCAGCAACATCCCGATCAGAAATAATTTCGGCAGTCTGGACAGGCAGCAGTGGAACGGCATAGGTCTAACTCCTTTACAGATCGAGTGCGTGGTCACACAAGAAATGATACTGTAATCTCCCCTCGTCGAGCAGTGACTTATCCGCATTTATGTACGTCGATCGTGTGGGAGGTGTTGCTGCGTTGTTGATGTGAACGAAGCGATAACGCAGCAAGCCGCCTTTTAATACCCCGTAATTGTCCTTTTCGCAAGATGATGGTATGCGTCAGATTGTAAGAAGCCAAGGTGCAAAGACCAATCGATCGGATTGATATCGCGTCGGAATCCGGTATGGATAAGGTTCTTT
This DNA window, taken from Anaerolineales bacterium, encodes the following:
- a CDS encoding MFS transporter, with product MISKIENRRIILIAFLMFVGLGLSAGLLGVAWPYMQDEFNLELDAVSVLFLVQTIAYTLASFIIGRIMARLGSGTILVGGILILALSMFAIAASATWVLIVAFGLIAGFGSGVIDAGLNLYVTTYHSAREMNWLHASFGIGITLGPLLMTYCALQLKWQIGYAITGAVLVVILALLIVNRHLWRNEGFQSAENTPVRRAGFSQSLRLPVLWFSMITFLAYVAMEIGIGQWAYTLLTQARGIAPEIAGLWVSIYWGVFTGGRILFGFVANRLDATRLLRGCLLGAVVGTFMFAWNPLPIIGSIGLIVVGFAEAPIFAMLMMTTPQRVGLEHAENGVALQMASVGLGSAILPGLIGTIGMHFGLETMTATFTAVAIVAFVFHELAHLTRSPVPAAARATDDETKTSSECTS
- a CDS encoding acyl-CoA/acyl-ACP dehydrogenase, translating into MFYDGLMTEEERDLQQEVRQFVREEVPHDLVRALDRDEIQYPRDFVEKLAAHNLLGLRFDPKWGGRGLPWTAEVIAEEEIGVLGTTLGCAFVMPSIVGEALHVFGTETQKERFLRPILEGKLVSAEALTEPRGGSDFFGATSRAELKGDRFVVNGQKRFIVGATEADVFLVYCRTNFQEQAHKHRRISAILVERGPGVKTEYVYGLMGTRGGGTGRLVFRDVEVPKENLMGELHGGVDVFNQMMIPERLTSAAASLGVRAALEVAARYSDKRRAFGQRIRRFQGVSFKIADAITQLDAARAMVYMAARAVDSGSPNCRRLVSQAKKFATDTAWNVSNLAMQITGGIGYTDVYPIEKMVRDFRLSQIWTGTNEIMNLLIQHEYYKEVLEGSSNRRNIELDAASHDAQAEKCFTDEDMWLVHGT